The following proteins come from a genomic window of Paenibacillus sp. CAA11:
- a CDS encoding SDR family NAD(P)-dependent oxidoreductase, which yields MLFNNAAIQIACREDYWNTSIEDFEMSFRINFISVATICHRLIPTMIERGFGRIVNTTSGRFFHAQNFTGLTLEEAVAKAEQIESNPYII from the coding sequence GTGTTATTCAACAACGCTGCAATTCAAATTGCATGTAGAGAGGATTATTGGAATACATCGATAGAGGATTTTGAGATGAGCTTCCGCATTAATTTCATTTCCGTTGCGACGATATGTCACCGGCTGATCCCTACAATGATCGAGCGTGGATTTGGACGCATCGTCAACACCACGAGCGGGCGCTTCTTCCACGCCCAGAACTTTACGGGGCTGACGCTGGAAGAGGCGGTTGCGAAGGCAGAGCAGATTGAATCTAATCCGTATATCATTTGA
- a CDS encoding helix-turn-helix transcriptional regulator, producing the protein MNDQERLMALSVFLKKQRAKITPELVGLPAGTRRRTPGLRREEVAQLAGVSTTWYTWLEQGRTIQVSASVLENIASALQLTLDERRYLFSLALETSSAIHPLEETPSRVNPSLQRIIQELKYYPAIVSDRRCHIVGWNEAASRVFLDFQQIPEEQRNMIRLLFTRQELRRLAVNWEDFVSGYLAIFRAYYGEYVGDEWYNQFLSEMKREHPAFSEIWEENRVSSGPEVTLEFRHGKAGRMLFELTSLQVHGSSDLRCSIYTPKEDSTTELKLIQLMK; encoded by the coding sequence ATGAACGATCAAGAACGGCTTATGGCGCTATCGGTATTCCTAAAAAAACAAAGAGCAAAAATTACCCCTGAGCTAGTCGGTCTTCCCGCAGGAACGCGGCGAAGAACACCGGGGCTGCGAAGAGAAGAGGTAGCACAACTGGCGGGGGTGAGCACTACGTGGTACACCTGGCTGGAGCAGGGCCGAACGATTCAGGTATCCGCATCCGTATTAGAGAACATCGCGTCTGCTTTGCAGCTAACCCTTGATGAACGAAGGTATCTGTTCTCGCTAGCGCTGGAGACAAGCTCTGCGATCCATCCCCTGGAGGAAACGCCATCACGAGTTAACCCATCATTACAGCGGATTATTCAAGAACTCAAGTACTATCCGGCCATCGTTTCAGACCGAAGATGTCACATTGTAGGTTGGAATGAAGCGGCAAGCCGTGTCTTTCTTGACTTTCAGCAGATTCCCGAAGAGCAAAGAAATATGATTCGCCTGCTCTTTACGCGCCAGGAGCTGCGGAGGCTTGCCGTGAATTGGGAGGATTTCGTCAGCGGCTACCTGGCTATCTTTAGAGCTTATTACGGAGAGTATGTAGGAGATGAATGGTATAACCAATTTTTGTCCGAAATGAAAAGAGAGCATCCTGCATTCAGTGAGATATGGGAAGAGAACCGGGTCAGCTCCGGACCTGAGGTCACGCTTGAATTCAGACATGGGAAAGCAGGGAGGATGCTGTTTGAACTCACATCCCTTCAGGTGCATGGATCCTCGGATCTGCGTTGCAGCATTTATACCCCCAAGGAGGACTCCACAACAGAGTTGAAGCTCATTCAGCTAATGAAGTGA